In one window of Macrotis lagotis isolate mMagLag1 chromosome 5, bilby.v1.9.chrom.fasta, whole genome shotgun sequence DNA:
- the LOC141488500 gene encoding uncharacterized protein LOC141488500, translating to MKRRRKRYRSGRRQRPSRTRRIMKTQAPVWLSIMGLLCGLQPATPLPWGKGGKWYNLTSPIRRAADERGETYWAVARGVPSLRIMGWGSQTVPLKLHGNATIVLGLHEHGTLPIPMERPLKKPLTLLSITTPICVVARPPHGLWPGGNTSSSPDNGTSVKNHCIPLEPYNSTETPRPIPDLNNHTAAVNLSFMAIEQHPPENSNSIVPLHSLPPCPIGHRSQVFIPTVPCSTGIPRLGPLGLPNNTELWFWDGQQNHTTYTMRPSPTPVALPYGQMHPDLWKIGVALGGVNASFRLWPCPRNDDACHDFSFQQWYNVFKTLNISCHQTKDGTDRLCYRLSATAHTPPDALFLLCPPANLTIQLKGESAGLPLFNITCTDPIFTNVLRYNHTGYAVFLAVSPPYQLLPVKAEDFALSPADSLVKKLYRAVLGEKLLHTRRDGIGDALSLVNLAIEMYEEWQIQELESEVTMLASTIQTFITNQVSLWHYQQHVDSLLQKQIGALETTVLWLGDRLALMAGYMKLQCHYKYQPLCVLNLPVNMSQFPSDWGRVKQALQGAMLAYNTSNDIHQLDMLIAQLNNISSHFRAEWDDQEDSFLKWFTGALHLRWLFSFLPAVGMFIVICLFFPCILKLLFFIFSHSLEALKADLLGPRHRRARAAPV from the coding sequence ATGAAGAGACGAAGGAAAAGATATCGGAGCGGAAGAAGGCAACGACCTAGCAGGACACGAAGAATTATGAAGACACAAGCTCCTGTATGGCTAAGTATCATGGGTTTGCTATGTGGATTGCAACCCGCCACCCCTCTTCCTTGGGGCAAGGGTGGGAAGTGGTACAATCTGACCTCTCCTATACGGAGGGCTGCTGATGAACGAGGAGAGACATATTGGGCTGTTGCGAGGGGAGTACCGTCCCTTCGTATAATGGGATGGGGGAGCCAGACAGTGCCATTAAAGTTGCATGGCAACGCCACCATTGTGCTGGGCTTACATGAACACGGTACATTACCTATACCGATGGAAAGACCATTAAAGAAGCCCCTCACCCTGCTCTCCATTACCACGCCTATTTGTGTGGTAGCCCGTCCTCCACACGGGCTATGGCCGGGTGGGAACACCTCCTCTTCCCCAGATAACGGAACCTCTGTTAAGAATCATTGTATACCCTTAGAGCCATACAACAGCACAGAAACTCCGAGGCCGATTCCGGACCTGAACAACCATACTGCTGCGGTTAATCTTTCATTCATGGCCATTGAGCAGCACCCTCCGGAGAATTCTAATTCCATAGTGCCTTTACATTCCCTACCACCCTGCCCAATAGGCCACCGTTCGCAAGTATTCATACCTACAGTACCCTGCTCCACGGGCATCCCAAGACTAGGACCACTTGGGCTACCTAACAACACTGAGTTATGGTTTTGGGATGGACAGCAGAACCACACCACGTACACCATGAGACCCTCTCCCACTCCTGTTGCCTTACCATATGGACAGATGCATCCCGACCTCTGGAAAATAGGAGTGGCCTTAGGAGGAGTGAACGCCTCTTTTCGCCTGTGGCCATGCCCTCGTAATGACGATGCCTGTCATGACTTTTCATTCCAACAATGGTATAATGTGTTTAAGACTCTTAACATCTCTTGCCATCAAACCAAGGACGGCACAGACCGCTTGTGCTACCGGCTGAGTGCCACCGCGCACACCCCTCCGGAcgctctcttccttctttgtcccCCTGCTAACTTGACTATTCAACTAAAGGGGGAGTCCGCTGGTTTACCCCTTTTTAACATCACTTGTACTGACCcgatttttacaaatgttttacgGTATAATCATACTGGGTATGCTGTGTTCCTAGCTGTATCCCCTCCCTACCAACTCCTACCTGTCAAAGCAGAAGATTTTGCGTTGTCCCCCGCTGATTCTTTGGTGAAAAAATTGTACCGTGCAGTGTTGGGGGAAAAGTTGTTAcataccaggagggatgggatcggGGATGCTTTGAGTTTGGTGAACTTGGCTATTGAGATGTATGAGGAATGGCAGATCCAGGAACTAGAGAGTGAGGTGACTATGTTAGCTTCTACTATCCAAACATTCATAACAAACCAGGTCTCCCTCTGGCATTACCAGCAACATGTTGACTCCCTTCTACAGAAGCAAATAGGAGCATTGGAAACAACAGTCCTCTGGTTAGGGGATAGACTGGCCCTTATGGCAGGGTACATGAAACTTCAATGCCATTATAAGTATCAGCCTCTCTGTGTGCTTAATTTGCCTGTAAATATGTCACAGTTCCCATCAGACTGGGGTAGAGTTAAACAGGCATTACAGGGGGCGATGTTAGCCTACAACACCTCCAATGACATCCACCAATTAGATATGCTGATAGCCCAGCTCAACAACATTTCCTCCCATTTCAGAGCTGAGTGGGATGATCAAgaagactcctttctaaaatggttTACGGGTGCCCTCCACCTGAGATGGTTGTTTTCCTTCTTGCCGGCTGTAGGAATGTTTATTGTGATTTGTCTCTTTTTCCCATGTATCCTGAAACTattgttcttcatcttttctcattctctgGAGGCATTGAAGGCGGACCTTCTAGGGCCACGCCATCGCCGGGCTCGGGCAGCCCCTGTGTGA